tCTAGAGAATTCAGTGACCGCATTGCCTAGGGGCTTctgctaacacacacacacacacacacacacacacaccccggcacCGAGGATGGAAACCCCTCTAGACTCTCCATGCCCAGCACAGCACCGGGCATGCCACCGGTGACGGAGATGGTGCCCTCGTGTGGCATAGCCCTACACCACTGCACAGGGGCTATCATAAGAGGGAGTCCCATAGGAGCTGCTAACATCTCCTTCCACTGCGCAGCCTGGACAGCCTCTGCCTCCCGGGACAGGCGCTGTGTGACACCCGGTGCCACGCTTTGGCTCCACATACAGGGGAAGGATCCCATTGTGGGTAAAGCACCAGCCTGGCATCCAGACTGTCTACGCTACAGTCGTGACTCTGCTACTACCTGGCTACGTGACGTTGGGCAAATCACTGTGCTCCGCGTGTGACACATAGACACCAAAGCCCCGGGCTGTGGCAGGGcttccctgggctgggagggagagagaattgTCCTTTACTAGCTGGGACTCTCCATTGCTGGGTATTTTGCCCCTTTTCCGCCCACGCATGCAGATGTGGGCAGGGTGCCTAGGGGCCTAGCATACctgcagagcagtgggtgggggctggctgggatCTGCTcctgagcaggggggctggaatgACTCTCCGGCTTTGTCTCCCTGCAGTGCTGGCTCCGACCCTGGCCATCCACGTTTACACACCCCGGGAGGTCCATGGCACGGTGGGATCACAGGTCACCCTCGCCTGCAGCTTCTGGTCCAGCGAGTGGATCTCTGAAGATGTCTCCATCACCTGGTTGTTCCAGCCAGAGAGCGGCAAGGACACCATCTCAGTAAGAGGCTGGTGGCCCAGGCCGGGCCCCTGCGTCCATCCTTCCTATCCCCTAGGCTCTGCCCCGGCTTAGCTCGCATCCTCATCGCTCTCCTGTGTCTCCCCCCAGATATTCCACTTCGTGAAGGGGCAGCCCTATCTCAATGAAGTGGGCGCCTTCAAGAATCGCATGGAGTGGGTGGGGGACCCACACCGCAAGGACGGCTCCATCATCATCCACAACCTGGACTACACCGACAACGGCACCTTCACCTGCGACGTCAAGAACCCACCCGACATTGGCGGCAAGTCGTCTCAGGTCACCCTCTATGTCTTCGAGAAAGGTACGGCGGGAAGGCGCTCGGCACGTGGCCCTGCCCCCTGAGATGTGGGAGCCTGCTAACTTCCAGTCACAGCATCAACACCCTCCTCGCCTGCCCCTCGTTATCTGGGGTGCCCCACACCTGATCCCACCCCTCAGACTCGCATATGGTCCCACCCTGCCCCTCAACCCATACATggtcctgtcctgccccttcgaCCCACACAtgaccccaccctgcccctgagACCCATGTGGCCCTGTTCCACCCCCAAGACTCACACATGACCCCATCTCACCCCTCAGACCCACACGTGACTCCAAACTGCCTCAGCCTGGGGTCTGGATGAGGAAACCCAGCATATGGAGAGCTTCTCTGCTCATGCTGGGTTCAGGCTGGCAGTTACTGGCCCGATCCTGCACGGAGCCGCACTCCCTCAGCACCTGCAGGAGTCAGGGGCTGAGAAATCTCAGAACCACATAGGCGCCGCACCTAAGTCagggattcccagggaagggacCTGGGGCTATCCTAACTTTGCCCCCACCGCCCTGGCGTGGTCCAGAGCCACCCCCGCCCCTTTGAGCCCCTCAATAAGCCAGAGATCCCaccctcctgccacctccccttaACTccaccctctgcaccccctgtctTCTCTTCCATCATGCCCCCTCTAGATTTAGCACACAGATCCCTTCCATGTCCCTTTCcatccttaactctgccctggagCAGATAACATCCAGCGCAGGGCTGACAGTGTTTCCAGTGATCACTGTTGATGTTCCAGCAGCACCTAAGGGTCCCAGCCAGGAGTGTaggccctttgtgctaggtgctgcccACAACACTGGACAAGGCCTTGGGGAGTAGCCCATAGGGAATAATCCTGCCCTGACACCCAGGTGAGGGACTGTAGAAACCTAACAGGGCTTTTGCAGCTCTAACTCCTGGAGTCTTGGGGGCAGATCCCGAGGCCCCTACCAATGTGGGGAGATGGAAATGGTGGGTTGTGGTTGGAGAATGAAACTTCTGAAGAGCAAATCCTCTTGTTAAGCCAGTGGCAAGACtggcagcaccccccagccccgttcCCCGCTCCACCACAGACCCCGCTGCCTCAGCACACCTTGGCAAGGAGTCCTGCAGTCACTGGATGATGCTGCTATGTGCTAGTCTGCTGCCAGCCATTAGGGGCAGCACCGAGACCCCAAATAACTCATCTGACACAGCCATGGCAGGGGACCCACCCCCCAGGCAGTACCATGGGGGGCTGAACTGGAGCCATGTATCTTGGGCTGTCCCACCTCCCCAGCTCTGAGCATGAGCAGCGTTCTAGGTGTGCCTGTGTGTGTACTAATCCCAGCTGTGCCACCGACCTTGGGCAAGCCCCATCCCTttgctatgcctcagtttcccctcccacccgttGTTTATTCAGACTGTGAGCTCCCTGGAGacattgtgtgtctgtgcagcacctggcacaacgagGGTCTGTTCTCAGTTGGGTCATTCAGTGCGATAGTACTATAGATAATAAATACTGCTAAGGAACCATGTTCAGGGCCACGCCGAACCCCCATGGGTTACACAGATGTTAAGGTCAGAGGGCCCACCCTAGTCAGAGCTGCTGCAGAACCCAGGCTGGAGACCCTCCCCAGGGCTTCCGGCCTCCAGCCTCTATCTGGCGGTTGAGCCAAAGTGGGGCTAGGGGCAGAGTCCTAGGGCATGTGCCTTGGTAACAGGTCCCTCTCCTCCTCAGTACCCATCAGGTACGGTGTGGTCTTGGGGGCCGTCATCGGAGGAGTGCTGGGGTTGGTCATCCTCGTGGTGGTGATAGGCTATCTCATCAGGTATTGCTGGCTAAGGAGGCAGGCAACGCTGCAGAGGCAACTCAGGTAGGGATGTGCTGGAGGGGCACGgcgtgggctgggctggagtgctGGGAGATGGAGCACGGGGTGGAGCGCAGTGCAGGGGGTGGTGTGGGGAGATCACtgtgctgggatggggggttggggctggggtgggggaagtgctgTGTAGGGGGCTGCATGTTGGGCTGGCATCCCCTAGGGGGTATCTGCAGGGGGAAGGCTCAGGTGACTAATTCACTCAGGGGATGGGTAATggcagggcggggccaggggatgGGTCAGGACCATGCTCATCCTGCCTCCTGCACTGGCTCCTCCTGCGATCTGCGGGGAAGCTACAGTGAGGCTGGTGTGAAGCCAGTGGCTCCGTTCAGAAGCCCCCGGCCAGTTCAGAGTCCAGTTGCCCCTGCTCTGCATCGCTTGGCAAGctggacacaagcaaacaatCTGCATTTGAGTTTGGCCATACGTCAGTGTCTACATGTAGgagcaaagaatgcaggccatgctTACAGGGTAGGAGACTCTgcaaaagatttgggggtcagggCTCCCAGTGCgaggctgtggccaaaaggaccaCTGCAATCCTTGGATACATCAACAGGGGAATATTAAGTTGGAGTaggaaggttattttacctctgtatctggcactggtgtgaccactgctggagccctgcatCCAGTtcaggtgtccacaattcaagaaagatgttgacaaacCGGAGAGGGGTCagaagagaagagccatgagaacaatgaatggtttagaaaacctgcctcctaatgatagattcaaggagctcaacgTATTTAGCTTAACAACGAGAAGGttcagaggtgacttgatcacaggcacctggcattggccactgtcggtagacagcatactgggctagatggacctttggtctcacccagtatggccattcttatgttcatgtacctacacggggaacaaatatttaataactggctcttcagtctagcaaagatctaacacaatccaatggctggaagttgaagctagacaaattcagactagacacAATGTGCAattttttagcagtgagggtaattaccCATTGGAAGAACTTACCAAAGGTaatgggggattctccatcactggccatttttaaattgagatgggatgttttcctaaaagctctgctctacttcaaacaggaattaattcaggcaaATCCTGTGatctgtgttatccaggaggtcagattagatggtcacaatggtcctcTATGGccgtggaatctatgaatcaggcgTCTTACAGGCAGTGCTGACCTATTTCTGTTCTCATTTAGTGCTATGGAGAAAGGCAAACTGCACCGGTCAGCCAAGGATTCATCAAAACGAGGCCGCCAGGTGAGTAGGAGAGAACATgaccggggcgggggagggggaagactcATAAGCCAGCACTAACAGAGCTACTGCCAGCCCCAGATCTCAAAGGGGATAAAGCCCCCGGGTCCCCCTTTGCAGACAGGGAAACACAGGCCCAGGGAGGAGCAGTGAGGCAGCAGGAGGCG
Above is a window of Chrysemys picta bellii isolate R12L10 chromosome 20, ASM1138683v2, whole genome shotgun sequence DNA encoding:
- the MPZ gene encoding myelin protein P0; translation: MWSQGASGSGSLVLVAALFFALVLAPTLAIHVYTPREVHGTVGSQVTLACSFWSSEWISEDVSITWLFQPESGKDTISIFHFVKGQPYLNEVGAFKNRMEWVGDPHRKDGSIIIHNLDYTDNGTFTCDVKNPPDIGGKSSQVTLYVFEKVPIRYGVVLGAVIGGVLGLVILVVVIGYLIRYCWLRRQATLQRQLSAMEKGKLHRSAKDSSKRGRQPPVLYAMLDHSRSTKSASEKKSKGGLGESRKDKK